In Vigna angularis cultivar LongXiaoDou No.4 chromosome 8, ASM1680809v1, whole genome shotgun sequence, the DNA window TTGTCTATCTACTCCTCAGCTACTTACTGTGCCTCCTTCATAGCTAAAACCCTGCAACCATTGTCTAAGTTCTGAATATTTCCCTCTCTTCACCCTTTTATTGTTGCATCATcagttcattattttttttcattgctGTCATCATTCACCACCGATGTCTTCACTCGTTGCTGCTGCCCTTTCTCAACTTTTCTGCTGCACTCCACCATCAATCCTCTTCTTGgcagattttcttttctttcctgtaacttgtttttggattttgaGACTTTTTATTGTTGATTGAGTCCTGAAAACCTGGGGATTTGAGTCAGTGTTATTTTCTTGTTTGATGAATCCTCCATGGCAAAATTCACCTGTGTTTTGAACTTTGCTGTTTTTTACCCAAGCTATCAACATTGGGGAAAATATAggcttttttgttttgtaatcaGGTGCTATTGTTGCACTACTGAATAGAGTGAAAAGAGAGGAAGGAGAGTgtgagtttgaaaaataaaagataataaaattactAATGGATGTATTGGATATCATtcataaaacattattattgGATTAATTGACTTTTATCCAATTGACAGATCGTGGGTGGATTCTGTGTTTAATATTCTACTTAATGGAtcttaaattgattttttctgCAGCTTTGTAATGCAATCCATAATACATTCGTGCATCTATCTGTTGCCCAGAAACAACACCAATGGACTTTGTTTTAACCTATGCATCATTTCAttaatgtgttttaaaaaaaatagttcagtaATGATTCAATAGCATTGGAGGCTAAACTAAATTTAGATCTATTATGGTGGTTAACTGATTAACTTACTGTTTGCTGAACTTGCTACCTTGTATCCCTGCTGTTATGCTTGTAGGCTAGTCTTCCTGTCATCACAAACAATGGCTGATGGTCAAGAATCAGACAAGAACATTGAGATATggaagatcaagaaattgatcaaggCATTGGAAGCTGCTAGAGGTAACGGTACCAGCATGATTTCCCTGATCATGCCTCCACGTGATCAAATATCCCGGGTCACTAAGATGTTGGGAGATGAATTTGGAACTGCTTCAAACATCAAAAGTAGGGTGAACCGACAGTCAGTGCTGGGAGCCATTACCTCTGCTCAGCAGAGGTTGAAACTATATAACAAGGTCCCTCCAAATGGGTTGGTTCTTTACACAGGAACCATCGTCACTGAAGATGGCAAGGAAAAGAAGGTGACAATTGATTTTGAACCTTTCAAGCCTATCAATGCATCATTGTACCTCTGTGACAACAAGTTTCACACAGAAGCTCTAAATGAACTTTTAGAATCTGATGACAAGTTCGGTTTCATTGTTATGGATGGAAATGGTACCCTTTTTGGGACCTTAAGTGGAAACACGCGTGAGGTGCTTCACAAATTTACTGTTGATCTGCCAAAGAAGCACGGTAGAGGAGGTCAATCCGCTTTGCGTTTTGCTCGTCTTAGGATGGAAAAACGGCACAACTATGTAAGAAAAACTGCAGAACTTGCTACTCAGTTTTTCATCAATCCTGCAACCAGTCAACCTAATGTTTCTGGACTTATACTGGCTGGTTCTGCTGATTTCAAGACTGAGCTAAGTCAGTCCGACATGTTTGACCCTCGGTTGCAAGCAAAAATATTGAATGTGGTGGATGTTTCTTATGGTGGGGAAAATGGATTCAATCAAGCTATTGAGTTATCTGCCGAAATTTTGTCAAATGTGAAGTTCATTCAAGAGAAACGCTTGAT includes these proteins:
- the LOC108345824 gene encoding eukaryotic peptide chain release factor subunit 1-3 is translated as MADGQESDKNIEIWKIKKLIKALEAARGNGTSMISLIMPPRDQISRVTKMLGDEFGTASNIKSRVNRQSVLGAITSAQQRLKLYNKVPPNGLVLYTGTIVTEDGKEKKVTIDFEPFKPINASLYLCDNKFHTEALNELLESDDKFGFIVMDGNGTLFGTLSGNTREVLHKFTVDLPKKHGRGGQSALRFARLRMEKRHNYVRKTAELATQFFINPATSQPNVSGLILAGSADFKTELSQSDMFDPRLQAKILNVVDVSYGGENGFNQAIELSAEILSNVKFIQEKRLIGKYFEEISQDTGRYVFGVDDTLKALEMGAVETLIVWENLDINRYVLKNSATGEIVIKHLGKDQETNQSNFRDAATSAELEVQEKMPLLEWFANEYKRFGCSLEFVTNKSQEGSQFCRGFGGIGGILRYQLDIRSFDELSDEGEVSDSDY